Proteins encoded within one genomic window of Bacteroidota bacterium:
- a CDS encoding ketoacyl-ACP synthase III, translating to MKLQACITAVHGYVPDYVLSNEVLETMVDTNSEWIETRTGVKERRILTGKGLGTSDMAVEAIKCLLKKKNITPEEIDMIIVGTVTPDHIFPSTSNIICDKLGAKNAWGYDISAACSGFLFSLETGRQFIETGKYKKVIVVGTDKMSAIVDYSDRATCIIFGDGAGAVLLEPNTEGFGIVDSILRVDGSGKKYLFQQGGGSVQPPTLRSVANREHFIYQEGQAVFKFAVKGMADVSAEIMERNNLKGDDVAWLVPHQANKRIIDATANRMGVSSEKVMLNIHRYGNTTSGTIPLCLWDYEKQMRKGDNIILSAFGGGFTWGAIYMKWAYDTK from the coding sequence TTGAAATTGCAAGCTTGTATAACTGCTGTTCACGGATATGTTCCGGATTATGTTCTTTCCAACGAGGTGCTGGAAACCATGGTGGATACTAACAGCGAATGGATTGAAACAAGAACGGGCGTTAAGGAAAGAAGAATCCTAACCGGCAAAGGACTCGGCACCTCCGATATGGCAGTGGAAGCCATAAAATGCTTGCTGAAGAAAAAAAATATTACTCCCGAAGAAATCGACATGATAATTGTAGGTACGGTTACGCCCGATCACATTTTTCCTTCCACGTCAAATATTATCTGCGATAAATTGGGCGCTAAAAATGCCTGGGGCTATGATATTTCTGCTGCTTGTTCAGGATTTCTTTTCTCTCTCGAAACGGGAAGACAGTTCATCGAAACAGGTAAATACAAAAAAGTAATTGTTGTGGGCACAGATAAAATGTCTGCGATTGTAGATTACTCGGATCGCGCAACCTGTATAATTTTTGGCGATGGTGCCGGTGCTGTTCTTCTCGAACCCAACACAGAGGGTTTCGGAATTGTTGATTCTATTCTTCGCGTGGACGGGAGCGGGAAAAAATATCTTTTCCAGCAGGGAGGAGGTTCCGTTCAGCCGCCAACCTTGCGTTCTGTTGCCAACCGCGAACATTTTATTTATCAGGAAGGGCAGGCGGTTTTCAAATTCGCAGTGAAAGGAATGGCTGACGTTTCTGCGGAAATCATGGAAAGAAATAATCTGAAAGGTGATGATGTGGCATGGCTTGTTCCGCATCAGGCGAATAAAAGAATCATTGACGCCACTGCAAACCGAATGGGAGTCAGCTCAGAAAAAGTAATGCTCAACATTCATCGTTACGGCAACACCACATCAGGAACAATTCCTCTTTGCCTGTGGGATTACGAAAAACAAATGCGCAAAGGAGACAACATCATTCTTTCTGCATTCGGAGGAGGTTTCACCTGGGGCGCTATATATATGAAGTGGGCGTACGACACAAAATAA